TGACCTGGTCGCCGGTAACCGGGTTGGCCAGCCCGATCGCCGCATGGCGCGGCATGGGCTTGCCGGTGCCGGCCAGACCATCCAGGAACTGGCGCAGCGCGGCTTCGAGCGAGGGGAAGTCGGCGACCTTGAGCGCGGTCACCGGGCCGATCTGCATCGGCGCGGTCTCTAGCGCGAAGCGCACGTTGGTGCCACCGATATCGCCAAGCAGGCGCGGGAAGGTGGCGGTCGCGGGTGTGGAGGCGGTGTCAGCCATGGCGTCGGTCTCGTCCCCTTCAGGAATTCAGGAATTCAGGAATTCAGAATCAGGCCTTGAACACGTCGAACCCGTGCCGGTGGCGCGACGCCACCAGGCTCACCGGCAGCGCCGGCGTCGGCCCCTGCAGCGCGCGCTCCAGCACCCTGGCCTTGGCTTCGCCAGTGACCGCCAGGAACGCGCGTTCGGCCGCCAGCAGCGCGGCCAGGTTCAGCGTGATGCGCGCATGCGGCGCGGCGCCCGGGTGCGCCAGCAGGTAGGCGGGCTGCGGGTCGCTCAGCGCGTCCTGCAGCTCGGGTGCGTCCGGGAACAGCGACGCGGTATGGCCATCCTCGCCCATGCCAAGCACCACCACGTCGGGCTGGCGGAACGCGCGATTCGCGCGCGCCACCGCCGCGGCCGGGTCGGCCACGTCCTGCCCATCGGCCACCAGCGGAATGAAGGCGGCACTGCCGGCGGCCTCGCGCAGCAGGTGCGCCCGCACCAGCGCGGCATTGCTGTCGGGGTGGTCAGGCGGCACCACGCGCTCGTCGACCAGCGTCACCGTCACCGCTTCCCATCGCAGCGGGCGGTAGCGCAGCCGCTCGAACATCGGCACCGGCGAGCGCCCGCCGGAGACCGCCAGCACCGCCCAGCCGTTGACGCGGATGGCGAGCTCGAGCGCATTGCTGATCGAGATGGCCAGGGCCTCGGCCTGGTCCATCGGGGTGGGATGTTCGAACAGGCGCATGTCGTTTCCTCTGGTTCAGGCTTCTTCGTGCCACAGCGCGCCGTCGCGCGACATCAGCGCCGACGATGCGGCCGGGCCCCAGGTGCCGGCGGTGTAAGGCTTGGGCGGGACCGTGCTCGCTTCCCAGGTATCGATGATGGGCTCGACCCAGCGCCACGCCTGCACCTGCTCGTCGCGGCGCACGAACAAACCCAGCCGGCCGCGGATCACGTCCAGCAACAGCCGCTCGTAGGCGCCGGCGCGGCGCACCTTGAACGAGTTGGCGAAGTCGAGGTCGAGCGAGGTCGGCGTCAGCTCGAGCGTGTCGCCGGGCTGCTTGACCAGGCAGTACAGCCGGATGCTTTCCTCGGGCTGCAGCTGGATCACCAGCCGGTTCTGCGGCGACAGCGTCAGCGGGCGCGGGAAGATCGCATGCGGCACGTCGCGGAAGTGGATCACGATCTCGGCCACGCGCGCCTGCATGCGCTTGCCGGTGCGCAGGTAGAACGGCACGCCTTCCCAGCGCCAGTTGGCGATCTCGGCCTTGATCGCGACAAAGGTTTCGGTACGGCTGTCGGGCGCGATGCCGGCCTCGTCCGTGTAGCCCGGCACCGGCTTGCCGCCGATGGCGCCGGCGCGGTACTGGCCGCGCACGGTTTTCTCGGCGACGTCCTGCGGCGTGATCGGCTTGAGCGCCTTCAGGATCTTGATCTTCTCGTCGCGGATGGCGTCTTCGGAGAGGCTGGCCGGCGGCTCCATCGCCACCATGCACAAGAGCTGCAGCAGGTGGTTCTGCACCATGTCGCGCAGCGCGCCGGTGTGGTCGTAGAAATCGCCGCGTGTTTCCACGCCGAGCTCTTCGGCGATCGTGATCTGCACGTCCTGCACCCACTCGCGCCGCCACAGCGGCTCGAACAGCGCATTGCCGAAGCGGATCGCCATCAGGTTCTGCACCGACTCCTTGCCGAGGTAATGGTCGATGCGATAGATCTGCTCCTCGGCAAAGTAGTTGGCCACCGCCGAGTTGATCGCCTCGTTCGATTCGAGGTCATGGCCCAGCGGCTTTTCCAGCACGATGCGTACGTTAGGCGCCGTGCGGGTGTTGAGGCCCGTACGCGCCAACTGCTCGCAGATCGACACGAACAGGTCCGGCGCGGTGGCGAGATAGCACACCACCACTTCGGGCTTGCGCGACAGCACCTTGTCGGCCAGCGCATCGAAATGCGCCGGCACGCGTGCATCGGCCTGCACGTAGATGATGCGCTGGCAGAACCTGTCCCATGACTCAGGCGGCGCATGCGCCAGTGCGGGACGCACGGTCTGTTCCAGGGACGCCAGGTAGTCAGCGGTCGACAGCGGCTGGCTGCCGGTGGCGAGAATGCGCGCCGCCGGATTCAGCAGGCCGGCGTGATGCGCATCGAACAGGGAAGGCAGCAGCTTGCGCCGCGCCAGGTCGCCGGTGCCGCCGAACAGCACCATGTCGAAATCAGGCATGCTCACCCTGCGCTCCTTGAGGATTCGAGTTGTCGCGGCCATCGCGCGATGGCGGGCCGTGTTGCGGCCAGTTTACGTGAGTCGCTACGGCTTGGCGAGGCAAGCGTACCCATTTCTGCGTGGATCGCCTGGGGGGGCGCGGGACGCCCTGCGGCGTGCAGCGACCCGCAAAGTGCGCTAGGCTGAAAGCTCCCCCGCAGGAGAACCCCATGCCACGTCATCCAGTGCTCGAGCGGGTCACCGCCCGCATCGTCTCCCGCAGTGCCGCCACGCGCCAGGCGTATCTGGACCGGACCCGCGCCATGGCCGGGCAGAAAGTGGAACGCGCCCAGCTTTCGTGTACCAACCTGGCCCACGCTGTGGCCGCGATGCCTGACGAAGCCAAGATCCGCCTGAAGGCCGACGAGCGCCCCAACCTGGCGATCGTCTCCGCCTACAACGACATGCTGTCGGCGCACCAGCCGCTGGCGGCCTATCCGCAGTGGATCAAGGAGGCTGCGCTGGAGGCCGGCGGCACCGCGCAGTTCGCGGGCGGCACGCCGGCGATGTGCGATGGCGTGACGCAGGGCCAGGACGGCATGGACCTGTCGCTGTTTTCGCGCGACGTGATTGCGCTGGCCGCGGCCGTGGCGCTGTCGCACCAGATGTTCGACGCCGCGCTGTACCTGGGCGTGTGCGACAAGATCGTGCCGGGACTCGTAATGGGCGCGCTGTCGTTCGGCCACCTGCCCGCGGTGTTCGTGCCGGGCGGGCCCATGACCACCGGCATCAGCAACGATGAAAAGGCGCGCACGCGCCAGCTTTACGCCGAGGGCAAGATCGGGAGGGAAGCACTGCTCGAAGCCGAGACCCACTCCTATCACGGCCCCGGCACCTGCACCTTCTACGGCACCGCCAATTCCAACCAGATGCTGATGGAAATGATGGGGCTGCACCTGCCGGGCACCGCCTTCGTCAACCCCGGCACGCCGCTGCGCGAGGCGCTGACGCGCGAGTCGGCGCGCCAGGCGCTCAAGCTGGTGCATGGCGGCGAGCGCTACACGCCGGTGGCCGAAGTGCTGGACGAACGCGCCTTCGTCAACGGCGTCGTCGGGCTGCTCGCCACCGGCGGCTCGACCAACCACACGCTGCACCTGATCGCGATGGCGCGCGTGGGCGGCATCGTGCTGGGGTGGGACGATTTCGATGAGCTGTCCGCGGTAGTGCCACTGCTGGCGCGCGTGTACCCCAACGGCAAGGCCGACGTGAACCAGTTCCAGGCCGCCGGCGGGCTGCCGGTGGTGATCCGCGGGCTGCTGTCGCTGGGACTGCTGCACGACGACGTGACCACTATCTTCGGCCGCGGGCTGGAGGACTACACACGCGAGCCCGTGCTGCGCGACGGCAAGCTCGGCTGGATCGACGGCCCGGCCGCGCCGCTTGACGACAGCATCGTGCGCGGCGCCGGCCAGCCGTTCTTGCCGGACGGCGGCATCAAGGTGCTCGACGGCAAGCTGGGCCGCGCGGTCATCAAGACCTCGGCGGTCAAGCCCGAGCACCAGGTGGTGCAGGCGCCAGCGATCGTGTTCGAACGTCAGGACGACGTGCTGCACGCGTTCAAGCGCGGCGAACTGGAGCGCGACTTCGTCGCGGTGCTGCCGTGGCAGGGCCCGGCCGCTTGCGGCATGCCCGAGCTGCACAAGCTGACGCCGACGCTGACGGTGCTGCAGGACCGCGGCTTCCATGTGGCACTGGTCACCGATGGGCGCATGTCGGGTGCATCGGGCAAGGTGCCGGCGGCGATCCATGTCTGTCCCGAAGCGCTGCGCGGCGGCGCGCTCGCGCGCGTGCGCACCGGCGACATGATGCGCGTGGACGCGCCCGCGGGCGTGCTCGACGTGCTGGTGCCGGAAGACGAATGGCGCGCGCGCGAGGCCGCCAACCCCGACCTCAGTGCCAACCGGCACGGCGTTGGCCGCGACCTGTTCGCGTCCTTCCGCTGCAACGTGAGCACCGCCGAAAGCGGCGCCTGCACGCTGTTTTCCGACGAAGGCAACGCCGCCTAGCCGAGCCGCTGCACCGGCTGGCGCGGCGCGGCGCCTGCGGTGCGCGCGTGCGCCGCGCCCGGCGCCGACGCGGACGCCGGTGCCGACGCCGGTGCCGGCGCGCCCTCGGACACCTTCACGGCGCCCGGCACTGAGCCCGTACCCGGCACGTGCAGCTCCTGGATCGGCACCGCCAGCTTGCTGCCCGCTTGCTCCAGCACCTGCTTGATGCGCTCGTAGAAGGCGAAGCGCACGTTCCAGTAGTCGTCATTCGAGGTCCAGTAGCGCACGTTCAGCGTGATGCCCTGCTGCGTGTAGTTGACCACCATGGCCTCGGGGCGCGGCTCGGACAACAGGCGCGGCTCGCGCGCCAGCATCCCGCGCAGTGCTTCGAGGCTGTGCTGCACATCGCTGTCGAACGTCACCGTGGCCTCGATATCGGCGCGGCGCGTGGCGTTTTCGCTGTAGTTGGTGATGGCGCTGCCCCACAGCTTGCCGTTGGGCACGCGCAGGCAGACGCCATCGAAAGTGGTCAACTCGGTCATGAACAGGCCCGTCTCGCGCACCGTGCCCGCCACGCCCTGCGCATCGATGTACTGGCCGACGCGGAACGGCCGCAGCAGCACCAGCATGATGCCCGCGGCAATGTTCTGCAGCGTGCCCTGCAACGCCAGGCCAATGGCGAGGCCGGCCGCGCCCAGCATGGCGATGATGCTGGCGGTCTGTACGCCGAACTGCGACAGCACCAGCACGATGGTCAGCACGCGCACCATCCACTGCAGTGCATTGGCCAGCAGCGGCCGCATGGTCTCGTCCACGTGCGTACCGCTCAGCGCGCGCCGGGACGCGTTGGCCACGCGTCCGGACAGCCACCAGCCGGCGAGCAGGATCAGGATCGCGGCCAGGCAGTTCATGCCCTGGTTGATGGCGAACTGGACCAGGTAGGCCCAGCCCGCCTCCAGTTTGTTGGCATCGATGAAGTTCAGGTCCATGAGGGCGACTCCGTTTGTGGTTTGTTGGTCTGCGGCGGCGAGCGTACCCGTTTCTGCGTGCTGCCCCCGGGAATGCGGTGTCTCATCGAGAGCCGATGACTATCAAAACCTCCCGGTAATTAGCGGATTTTTAGCACCCGATGTCAGACGATCGCCGACAAAGGCGTGGCACGCGCCACAGTGGAGGTGACAGCCCAAGCGACAATTGGTTTCCCACGCAATCTGGAACGAGTGCGCGCGCCGCCGCGCCAGCCCTTATCCGGCAAGGGCTCGCGGCGAATCACACGGAGGGCGACAATGCCGCGCGCCAGGTGCCGGGCGTGACCCCGAACGCGACACGGAAACGGTGGCTCAGGTGGCTGGTCGAGCCGAAGCCGGCGCCACTTCGTTCAATCCAAGGCGCGGTTCGTCCAGCAGGTGACGGGCGCGCTCTAGCCGCGCCCGCAGGATCCAGGTAGACCGACAGGGTGTGGTGGCCGGGATGGGCGTTGGCCGTGTCGTCGTCCCGGTTGCGCCACAGCGCCAGGCCCAGGCCGTCGCCCAGCACCGCGGCGCGCTCGAGCGAAGCGCGCGAGCCGGTGAGCGCGGCAAAGACGGCGTGGCGCTGGAGCGGGTCGGACGGGGCGGCCATCTGGCGGCGCGGATCGGCAGTGAGAGGTGTGTCGGGACGGAGCGTGGCGGCGACTTTCAGCGACGAAAGTTGGCGCGGAAGACCGCCGCACACCGCTGGACTATACCGCCGGCAGGGCGCCGCGGGTCACGCAGAAACGGGTACGCTTTGCAGGCTGCCCCGGCTTCAGAATGGCCGCAGCGGCGGATTTCAGGGCGGGCGGCTTGCCCGCCGACTTTCAGGCGACGTGTTCGTGCAGCCGGTCACGCGAGGCCAGCGCCGGGAAGAGCCGCATCCACACCGCCACCACCAGCAGCGTGCCGACCCCACCGAGGATCACGGCACCCACCGGGCCGAACAGCGCCGCGGTCACGCCGGATTCGAATTCGCCCAGCTGGTTGGAGGCGCCGATGAACACCGAGTTGACCGCCCCGACACGCCCGCGCATGTCGTCCGGCGTATCGAGCTGGACCAGCGTCGAGCGCACCACCACGCTGATCATGTCCGAGGCCCCCAGCACCACCAGCGCCACCATCGACAGCGGCAGCCATGTCGATACCCCGAACACCACGGTGGCGACGCCGAACAGCGCAACCGCGCCGAACATGATGCGCCCGGCGCGACGGTTCAGCGGGTGGCGCGCCAGCCACAGCGCCATCACCAGCGCGCCAACCGCCGGCGACGAGCGCAGCAGGCCCAGGCCCCACGGCCCGGTATGCAGGATATCGCGTGCATAGATCGGCAGCAGCGCCACCGCGCCGCCCAGCAGCACCGCGAACAGGTCGAGCGAGATCGCGCCCAGCAGCACCGGCCGGCGGCGGATATAGGCAAAGCCGGCAAACACCGTGCTCACGCTGACCGGTGCGGTCAGCCGCTGCGCGGCCTGGCGCAGCTTGATGCCGCTGACCAGCACCGCGGCGATGACGAAGAGCGTCGCGCTCAGCGCGTACACCACGCCGGGACCTGCCACGTAGGCAAAGCCGCCGATGGCCGGGCCGATGATGATCGCGGTCTGCCCTGCGGAACTGGCCAGCGCCACCGCGCGCGGCAGCTGGCGCGGCGTCACCACGCTGGGCAGCAGCGCCTGCAGCGTGGGGTTCTCGAACGCGCGCGTGGCGCCGATCAGCGCGACGAAGACAAAGATGTGATGGCTGTCGATCCAGCCGGTGAGGCTGGCCACGGCCATGCCGGCGGCCAGCAGCGCCTCGATCGACTGGCAGGAGCGCACGATGCGGCGCCGGTCAAAGCGGTCGGCAACGTGGCCGGACATCAGGATCAGCACCACCGACGGCAGGAACTGCACCAGCCCGACCATGCCCAGCATCAGCGGGTCGCGCGTCAGGTCGTACATCTGCCAGCCGACTGCCACGGTAAAGATCTGATAGCCGATGGTGGTGCACAAGCGGGCGAACCAGTAGCGGCGGAACGTGGCATCGCCGAAGACGCTATCCGGCTCGGCGGCCGGGACGGTGGCAGGGGAAGACATGAATTGCGGGAGGCGGGGTCAGACAGCGAGGGGGCGCCATGCAGGCGCCACAGCGATACCGAAGGCAAGCGCGGCCGCAATCGCGGCGGTGCAATCGCGACGGCAATCATGGCGGCAAGGCGACGGCATAAAGCCTCGATTTTACGGTGACCGCTGAATTAGTGCATACACATGCATGCGTCACGATCCAATAGCCGGTAGACGTGCTCTTTTTGCCACATTTTGTGCTGCAAATGTATCAATCGTGATGCATGGATGCGACAAACGCCCCGAGTTTGATCTGACTAATCGCATCTGAGAATCACTCGCACCTATAATCCGGCCCCATTCGGCGCATCCGTCCGGTGGAATGCGCTGCCTTTCCAGGACTCTCATCTTGCAGCCCGCATTCCGTCTCACCGCCGGTGCCTTCGGCGCCGCCCTGCTGTTCGCCCTCCCCGCCCACGCCCAGACTGCCGCCACGGCCACCACCGCTGGCAACGCCAATGCGGAAACCACCCTCAACGCCGTCACCGTGGTGGGCAACTGGCTCGACAACGCGGATGAAGCCAAGGTGCTGGAGCACCCCGGCGCCCGCACCATCGTCGACCGCGTGACCTTCCAGGAAGCCGGCGCCAACAACGTGCGCGAGGTGCTGCGCCGCGTCCCCGGCGTGCAGGTGCAGGAGAACAACGGCACCGGCGGCAGCGATGTGTCGCTGAACGTGGGCGTGCGCGGACTGACTTCGCGCCTGTCGCCGCGCTCGACCATCCTGATGGACAGCGTGCCGCTGGCGGTGGCGCCCTATGGCCAGCCGCAGCTGTCGATGGCACCGCTGTCGCTGGGCAACCTGGAAAGCATCGACGTGGTGCGCGGCGCGGGTTCGGTGCGCTACGGCCCGCAGAACGTGGGCGGCATCATCAACTTCGCGACGCGGTCGATCCCGAAGACCTTCGCGGCCGATGCCTCGGTGTCGACCGACATCTACAGCCACGGCGGCAACGTCAAGACCAATCCGACGGCGTTCATCGGCGGCACCAACGACAACGGGCTGGGCGGCGCGCTGCTGTACTCGGGCATCCATGGCAACGGTTATCGCGAGAGCAACGACCACGTCAATATCGACGACCTGATGCTCAAGGGCAACTACCGGATCTCGAAGACCGACGAACTGACCGCGGCCTTCCACTACTACGAGGGCAGGGCCGGCATGCCCGGCGGCCTGACGCCGGCGCAGTACGCGGCCGACCCGTTCCAGTCGGTGCGGCCCTACGACAATTTCGACGGCCGCCGCAACGACTTCAGCCTGAAGTACAGCCACAACGACAACAACCGCAAGTTCGAGGTGCTGACGTACTACACCGACAGCTTCCGTGGCAGCAATATCGAGCAGCAAGGCACCGGCGCGCAGGCCAACCTGCGCCGCCTGACCTCGGCGCCGCGCAACTACCACACGTTTGCGATCGAGCCTCGCTACTCACAGCTGTTCCGCGGCGAGAACATGAGCCATGAGGTCAGCGTCGGCTACCGCTTCCTGCGCGAAGCCAGCGACGAGAAGGCCTCGCGCACGGTGTTCTACACCCCGGGCACCATCGATCCGACCACGCTGCCGTCGCCGGTGTACCAGTCGCGCACCGGCGGCACCACCGCCAATGCCGTCTACATCGACGACACCATCAACGTCGGCAGCTGGACCATCACGCCTGGCCTGCGCTACGAGTTCATCCGTTCGTACGTGACCGACAACTTCACCGGCGCGCGCAACGATGTCTCGTCCAACGAGCCGCTGCCGTCGCTGGCGGTGATGTACCACGTCAGCGACCAGTGGAAGCTGTTCGCCAACGCGGGTGTCTCGTTCGGGCCGCTGCAGTACTTCCAGATCGCGCAGACCACCAACGGCCTGACGCCCGAAAAGGCGAAGACGTACGAAATCGGCACGCACTTCAACGCCAACGGCTGGGGCGGCGAGCTGACGCTGTTCAACATCGACTTCGACGACGAGCTGCAGCTGCGCGGCGGCACCGGCGGCGCGCCGGATGCGTGGACCAACCTCGGCGCCACCATCCACCGCGGCGTGGAATCGTCGCTGCGCTATGACTTCGGCGCGCTCGACAAGTCGCTGGCCGGCCTGTCGGCATACGCCACCTACACCTTCACCGAAGCGACCTACAACCAGGGCAACTTTGCCGGGCGCGACCTGCCGTTCTATTCGCGCCATGTGGCCACCGTGGGCATGCGCTATGCGCGCAACCGCTGGGCCTTCAATGTCGACGGCTATGCGCAGTCCAAGCAGCATTCGCCGGGCGACCCGAGCACGTCGACCACGTACCAGACCGCCGAGAGCGCCAATGGGGCGCTGGGCGATATCCCGGGCTACGCGCTGCTGAACATGCGGCTGGGCTACGACTTCGGCAAGTCGGCGCAGAACCTGAAGGTGGCCGTGGGGGTGAAGAACCTGTTCGACAAGCGCTATTTCACGCGCTCCACGGACAACAATGCGGGCAAGTACGTGGGGATGCCGCGCACGTTCTATATCCAGGCGTCGCTGGCGTATTGAGTCGACGCCTGGCTGAGGGGTGGCTCCCCTCGGAAAAGCAAAACGGCTCGCCATGGCGAGCCGTTTTGCTTTCTCCGGGATGGGATCGTCAGACGATCTCGCGCGTTTCCAGGAACTGCAGCTCCGGGAACCGCTCCTGCGTCAGCCGCAGGTTCACCATGCTCGGCGCCAGGTACACATGGTCGCCCGCGCCGTCCAGCGCAACGTTGTGTCCGGCCTTGGCGATCAGCTTCTCGATTTCCGCGGGAGTGCCCTTGAGCCAGCGCGCGGTGGCGCACTCGTGCGATTCGAAGATGGCATCGACGCCATACTCGTGCTCAAGCCGGTGCGCGACCACGTCGAACTGCAGGATGCCGACCGCACCCAGCACCAGGTCGTTGGAGACGAGCGGACGGAACATCTGCGTCGCGCCCTCTTCCGCCAGCTGCTGCAGGCCCTTCTGCAGCTGCTTGACCTTGAGCGGGTTGTTCAGGCGCGCGCGGCGGAAGAATTCCGGGGCGAACGACGGGATGCCGGTGAACTTGAGCGGCTCGCCCTCGGTGAAGACATCGCCCAGGCGGATGGTGCCGTGGTTGGGCACACCGATGATGTCGCCGGCGTAGGCCTCTTCGGTCGTGTTGCGGTCCTGCGCCATGAAGGTGATGGCGTTGTTGATCGCCACGGTCTTGCCGGCGGAAACGTGCAGCAGCTTCATGCCACGCTCGAAGCGGCCCGAGCACACGCGCACGAAGGCGATGCGGTCGCGGTGGCGCGGGTCCATGTTGGCCTGGATCTTGAAGACGAAGCCGGTGAACTTGCCTTCGTTCGGCTCGACCACGCGCGTGTCGGTATTGCGCGCCAGCGGCGGCGGCGACAGCTCGCACAGCGCGTCCAGCAGCGACTGCACGCCGAAGTTGTTGATCGCCGAGCCGAAGTAGACCGGGGTCTGCTTGCCGTTGAGGAAAGCTTCCTTGTCGAAGGTATGCGAGGCGCCGCGCA
This genomic window from Cupriavidus sp. P-10 contains:
- the zwf gene encoding glucose-6-phosphate dehydrogenase, with product MPDFDMVLFGGTGDLARRKLLPSLFDAHHAGLLNPAARILATGSQPLSTADYLASLEQTVRPALAHAPPESWDRFCQRIIYVQADARVPAHFDALADKVLSRKPEVVVCYLATAPDLFVSICEQLARTGLNTRTAPNVRIVLEKPLGHDLESNEAINSAVANYFAEEQIYRIDHYLGKESVQNLMAIRFGNALFEPLWRREWVQDVQITIAEELGVETRGDFYDHTGALRDMVQNHLLQLLCMVAMEPPASLSEDAIRDEKIKILKALKPITPQDVAEKTVRGQYRAGAIGGKPVPGYTDEAGIAPDSRTETFVAIKAEIANWRWEGVPFYLRTGKRMQARVAEIVIHFRDVPHAIFPRPLTLSPQNRLVIQLQPEESIRLYCLVKQPGDTLELTPTSLDLDFANSFKVRRAGAYERLLLDVIRGRLGLFVRRDEQVQAWRWVEPIIDTWEASTVPPKPYTAGTWGPAASSALMSRDGALWHEEA
- the pgl gene encoding 6-phosphogluconolactonase, with translation MRLFEHPTPMDQAEALAISISNALELAIRVNGWAVLAVSGGRSPVPMFERLRYRPLRWEAVTVTLVDERVVPPDHPDSNAALVRAHLLREAAGSAAFIPLVADGQDVADPAAAVARANRAFRQPDVVVLGMGEDGHTASLFPDAPELQDALSDPQPAYLLAHPGAAPHARITLNLAALLAAERAFLAVTGEAKARVLERALQGPTPALPVSLVASRHRHGFDVFKA
- a CDS encoding MFS transporter: MSSPATVPAAEPDSVFGDATFRRYWFARLCTTIGYQIFTVAVGWQMYDLTRDPLMLGMVGLVQFLPSVVLILMSGHVADRFDRRRIVRSCQSIEALLAAGMAVASLTGWIDSHHIFVFVALIGATRAFENPTLQALLPSVVTPRQLPRAVALASSAGQTAIIIGPAIGGFAYVAGPGVVYALSATLFVIAAVLVSGIKLRQAAQRLTAPVSVSTVFAGFAYIRRRPVLLGAISLDLFAVLLGGAVALLPIYARDILHTGPWGLGLLRSSPAVGALVMALWLARHPLNRRAGRIMFGAVALFGVATVVFGVSTWLPLSMVALVVLGASDMISVVVRSTLVQLDTPDDMRGRVGAVNSVFIGASNQLGEFESGVTAALFGPVGAVILGGVGTLLVVAVWMRLFPALASRDRLHEHVA
- the edd gene encoding phosphogluconate dehydratase, encoding MPRHPVLERVTARIVSRSAATRQAYLDRTRAMAGQKVERAQLSCTNLAHAVAAMPDEAKIRLKADERPNLAIVSAYNDMLSAHQPLAAYPQWIKEAALEAGGTAQFAGGTPAMCDGVTQGQDGMDLSLFSRDVIALAAAVALSHQMFDAALYLGVCDKIVPGLVMGALSFGHLPAVFVPGGPMTTGISNDEKARTRQLYAEGKIGREALLEAETHSYHGPGTCTFYGTANSNQMLMEMMGLHLPGTAFVNPGTPLREALTRESARQALKLVHGGERYTPVAEVLDERAFVNGVVGLLATGGSTNHTLHLIAMARVGGIVLGWDDFDELSAVVPLLARVYPNGKADVNQFQAAGGLPVVIRGLLSLGLLHDDVTTIFGRGLEDYTREPVLRDGKLGWIDGPAAPLDDSIVRGAGQPFLPDGGIKVLDGKLGRAVIKTSAVKPEHQVVQAPAIVFERQDDVLHAFKRGELERDFVAVLPWQGPAACGMPELHKLTPTLTVLQDRGFHVALVTDGRMSGASGKVPAAIHVCPEALRGGALARVRTGDMMRVDAPAGVLDVLVPEDEWRAREAANPDLSANRHGVGRDLFASFRCNVSTAESGACTLFSDEGNAA
- a CDS encoding TonB-dependent receptor family protein; protein product: MQPAFRLTAGAFGAALLFALPAHAQTAATATTAGNANAETTLNAVTVVGNWLDNADEAKVLEHPGARTIVDRVTFQEAGANNVREVLRRVPGVQVQENNGTGGSDVSLNVGVRGLTSRLSPRSTILMDSVPLAVAPYGQPQLSMAPLSLGNLESIDVVRGAGSVRYGPQNVGGIINFATRSIPKTFAADASVSTDIYSHGGNVKTNPTAFIGGTNDNGLGGALLYSGIHGNGYRESNDHVNIDDLMLKGNYRISKTDELTAAFHYYEGRAGMPGGLTPAQYAADPFQSVRPYDNFDGRRNDFSLKYSHNDNNRKFEVLTYYTDSFRGSNIEQQGTGAQANLRRLTSAPRNYHTFAIEPRYSQLFRGENMSHEVSVGYRFLREASDEKASRTVFYTPGTIDPTTLPSPVYQSRTGGTTANAVYIDDTINVGSWTITPGLRYEFIRSYVTDNFTGARNDVSSNEPLPSLAVMYHVSDQWKLFANAGVSFGPLQYFQIAQTTNGLTPEKAKTYEIGTHFNANGWGGELTLFNIDFDDELQLRGGTGGAPDAWTNLGATIHRGVESSLRYDFGALDKSLAGLSAYATYTFTEATYNQGNFAGRDLPFYSRHVATVGMRYARNRWAFNVDGYAQSKQHSPGDPSTSTTYQTAESANGALGDIPGYALLNMRLGYDFGKSAQNLKVAVGVKNLFDKRYFTRSTDNNAGKYVGMPRTFYIQASLAY
- a CDS encoding mechanosensitive ion channel family protein, whose translation is MDLNFIDANKLEAGWAYLVQFAINQGMNCLAAILILLAGWWLSGRVANASRRALSGTHVDETMRPLLANALQWMVRVLTIVLVLSQFGVQTASIIAMLGAAGLAIGLALQGTLQNIAAGIMLVLLRPFRVGQYIDAQGVAGTVRETGLFMTELTTFDGVCLRVPNGKLWGSAITNYSENATRRADIEATVTFDSDVQHSLEALRGMLAREPRLLSEPRPEAMVVNYTQQGITLNVRYWTSNDDYWNVRFAFYERIKQVLEQAGSKLAVPIQELHVPGTGSVPGAVKVSEGAPAPASAPASASAPGAAHARTAGAAPRQPVQRLG
- a CDS encoding peptide chain release factor 3 → MSSLVSEIARRRTFAIISHPDAGKTTLTEKLLWFGGAIQVAGEVRARKADRHATSDWMELEKQRGISVTSSVMQFPYRRGGDSSSADGSAQESIVNLLDTPGHEDFSEDTYRTLTAVDSAVMVIDSVNGVEAQTIKLLNVCRLRDTPILTFINKLDREGRSPIELLDEIEEVLQIQCAPMTWPIGMGKQFRGVYHLIDDKVQLFDPKGDKGTAAILDGLDNPELDRILGSQADELRVEIELVRGASHTFDKEAFLNGKQTPVYFGSAINNFGVQSLLDALCELSPPPLARNTDTRVVEPNEGKFTGFVFKIQANMDPRHRDRIAFVRVCSGRFERGMKLLHVSAGKTVAINNAITFMAQDRNTTEEAYAGDIIGVPNHGTIRLGDVFTEGEPLKFTGIPSFAPEFFRRARLNNPLKVKQLQKGLQQLAEEGATQMFRPLVSNDLVLGAVGILQFDVVAHRLEHEYGVDAIFESHECATARWLKGTPAEIEKLIAKAGHNVALDGAGDHVYLAPSMVNLRLTQERFPELQFLETREIV